The Zobellia alginiliquefaciens genome contains a region encoding:
- a CDS encoding glycosyltransferase, with protein MKLAIVTAYPPSKVTLTEYGYYLVKHFRLQEEVTEIILMTDTTEAPKDLSFEEEGCKITVAECWDFNSYANLLTVNKAIKMHKPDAVLYNLQFLKFGDKKIPAALGLMLPYMTKFKGIPTISLLHNILEQVDLDSAGFTKNKLLQSIYGFIGTTLTKFVLASDILAVTISKYVTILEAKYKAKNVALIPHGSFETPPKPDYSLPAGPKQVLAFGKFGTYKKVEVLIEAVEVIRNRSNEDIEIVIAGTDSPNTPGYLKKMEELYSHVPQIRFTGYVAEEDVPVIFGDSAVVVFPYTSTTGSSGVLHQAGSYGKAVALPDLGDLSVLVQEEGYRGEFFLPENKESLADAIEKILSDDAYRTELAKTNYEAACSLPMSTITQMYLDYFKAIQVQKSKRQIIDVNAIGVTPANIKVNA; from the coding sequence ATGAAACTAGCCATTGTAACCGCATATCCTCCTAGTAAGGTCACCTTAACGGAATATGGATATTACCTTGTAAAGCACTTTAGACTGCAAGAAGAAGTCACCGAAATTATTTTGATGACCGATACAACCGAAGCCCCTAAAGATCTTTCTTTTGAAGAAGAAGGTTGTAAAATTACGGTTGCCGAATGTTGGGACTTTAATAGCTATGCGAATTTACTAACGGTGAACAAGGCTATTAAAATGCATAAGCCAGATGCTGTACTTTATAATTTACAATTCTTAAAATTTGGGGATAAAAAAATACCTGCAGCTTTAGGTTTGATGTTGCCTTATATGACCAAATTTAAGGGCATTCCCACCATTTCATTATTGCACAATATTTTGGAGCAAGTAGACTTGGATAGTGCCGGGTTTACAAAGAATAAATTACTCCAGAGTATATACGGATTCATTGGAACAACTTTGACCAAGTTTGTTTTGGCCTCCGATATTTTGGCGGTAACTATAAGCAAATATGTAACCATTTTAGAAGCAAAATATAAGGCGAAGAATGTGGCGTTAATTCCGCATGGCTCGTTTGAGACACCTCCAAAACCAGATTATAGTCTTCCTGCAGGACCCAAACAGGTATTGGCTTTTGGTAAGTTTGGAACCTACAAAAAGGTTGAGGTCCTTATTGAAGCCGTAGAGGTCATTCGTAATAGGAGCAATGAAGATATAGAAATAGTAATTGCAGGAACGGATAGCCCAAACACACCTGGTTATCTTAAGAAAATGGAAGAATTGTATAGCCACGTACCTCAAATACGTTTTACGGGTTATGTTGCCGAAGAAGATGTACCTGTAATTTTTGGCGATAGTGCCGTTGTGGTCTTTCCGTATACTTCTACCACGGGTAGTTCAGGAGTGTTGCATCAAGCGGGTAGTTACGGAAAAGCCGTTGCCCTGCCTGATTTAGGTGACTTAAGTGTATTGGTTCAGGAAGAAGGCTACAGAGGAGAATTCTTTTTACCGGAGAATAAAGAATCTTTAGCGGATGCCATAGAAAAAATACTTTCAGACGATGCCTATAGAACAGAACTGGCCAAAACCAATTACGAAGCAGCCTGTTCGTTGCCAATGAGTACTATAACTCAAATGTATTTAGACTATTTTAAGGCTATACAAGTGCAAAAATCAAAAAGACAGATAATAGATGTTAATGCAATAGGAGTAACTCCCGCAAATATAAAAGTAAACGCTTAA
- a CDS encoding STAS domain-containing protein — protein sequence MALQITESCGIFCVHGTLNLNNATILSRHIGRYLGSDRRIIINLERLSEIDANGALALKRLYDFAVTRNRTLTILGSANERVFSLLNKTNTTYILGTNQA from the coding sequence ATGGCTTTACAGATTACGGAATCATGTGGTATATTTTGCGTTCACGGAACATTGAATTTGAATAACGCAACTATTTTAAGTCGACACATAGGTAGATACTTAGGTTCGGATAGACGGATAATTATCAATCTAGAACGTTTATCGGAAATTGATGCGAACGGTGCATTGGCCTTAAAACGGTTATATGATTTTGCTGTAACCCGCAATCGTACGTTGACAATATTAGGTAGTGCCAATGAGCGGGTTTTCTCCTTATTGAATAAAACTAATACCACGTATATACTTGGTACTAATCAAGCTTGA
- a CDS encoding EthD family reductase → MIKVSVLYTNSETVEFNHEYYSNTHIPMVQSLVGSALKKVEVEKGLGGRVPGERAPFVTIANLYFDSIEEFQKSFGPHAEKFAADVPNYSNVDGIIQISELV, encoded by the coding sequence ATGATTAAAGTATCCGTACTGTATACAAATAGTGAAACTGTAGAGTTCAATCATGAATACTACTCCAATACCCATATACCAATGGTTCAATCTTTGGTGGGGAGTGCCTTGAAAAAGGTGGAAGTAGAAAAAGGACTGGGAGGTAGGGTACCTGGTGAGCGTGCTCCTTTTGTTACTATTGCGAATCTATATTTTGATTCAATTGAAGAGTTTCAAAAATCTTTTGGTCCTCATGCAGAGAAGTTCGCCGCAGATGTACCAAATTATTCCAATGTTGATGGAATAATCCAGATTAGTGAATTGGTTTAA
- a CDS encoding oligosaccharide flippase family protein, whose translation MTAIKLMFKKVSQEQLFMGSVLLVNGGNYLYNLLLGRLLGPAAFSEAALLVTLLLVLSFLGMTFQLAAAKFAVIFSGTEWNIFKNITYRQASIVGLALGIIIIACSKPLQYLFNTESHWMFVVFGVGVPIYFFMSVNRGAYQGRQEFGKLSITYQTEMWSRLLLTMALLFLLDIEPGTLVALGIFLSFLFGLFPSDSTSISFTESRKLEPESAKRVSQFIWLTACYEFTQIIINNSDVLLVKHYFEPMEAGLYASLALIGRVVYFVAWMFVMLLLPVVVQKQKDGEPTAPILFKYVSYIGLLSAAIVVVCYIFPELIITLMFGDSYIAMSSLLWQYALATSLFAISNIFAYYFLSLDHYVPVILSGILGLSQIVLVVLYHESLESVVHMQLIAMTLLLVVQLVYFANKELRSKSVAEN comes from the coding sequence ATGACAGCCATCAAATTAATGTTTAAAAAAGTATCCCAAGAACAACTGTTCATGGGGAGCGTACTTTTGGTAAATGGTGGTAACTATTTGTACAACCTATTATTAGGGAGACTTCTAGGGCCTGCAGCATTTTCGGAAGCTGCACTTTTGGTAACCTTATTATTGGTACTCTCCTTTTTGGGAATGACATTTCAATTGGCAGCAGCAAAGTTTGCAGTTATTTTTTCCGGTACGGAGTGGAATATATTTAAGAATATTACCTACCGTCAAGCGAGCATTGTAGGTCTTGCTTTGGGCATCATCATTATAGCTTGCTCTAAGCCGTTACAATATTTATTTAATACGGAAAGTCATTGGATGTTTGTTGTATTTGGTGTTGGTGTACCTATATATTTCTTTATGAGTGTAAATAGAGGAGCCTACCAAGGCCGGCAGGAGTTTGGTAAATTATCTATTACCTATCAAACAGAGATGTGGAGTCGTCTGCTTTTGACTATGGCCTTACTTTTTCTTTTGGATATTGAACCGGGTACTTTAGTAGCACTGGGCATATTTTTGTCTTTTCTTTTCGGACTTTTTCCTTCGGATAGTACATCCATATCGTTTACAGAGTCAAGAAAGCTTGAGCCTGAGAGTGCCAAAAGAGTTTCCCAATTTATTTGGTTGACCGCTTGTTATGAGTTTACTCAAATCATAATAAATAATAGCGATGTATTATTGGTGAAACATTACTTTGAACCCATGGAAGCAGGATTGTACGCTTCTTTGGCCTTAATAGGTAGGGTAGTGTATTTTGTAGCTTGGATGTTTGTTATGCTATTACTTCCTGTTGTAGTACAGAAACAAAAAGACGGAGAGCCCACAGCGCCAATTCTATTTAAATATGTGTCCTATATAGGGTTATTGTCCGCAGCTATTGTTGTGGTATGTTATATTTTTCCAGAATTGATTATCACTTTAATGTTCGGGGATTCTTATATAGCCATGTCCAGTTTATTGTGGCAATATGCATTGGCTACCTCATTATTCGCTATATCAAATATTTTCGCCTATTACTTTTTGTCATTAGATCATTATGTACCCGTTATTTTATCGGGAATATTAGGCCTTTCGCAAATAGTATTAGTGGTATTATATCATGAAAGTTTGGAAAGTGTAGTGCATATGCAGCTCATAGCCATGACCTTATTGCTAGTGGTTCAGTTGGTCTATTTCGCTAACAAAGAGTTACGGAGTAAGAGTGTGGCCGAAAACTGA
- a CDS encoding aspartate/glutamate racemase family protein: MMTNKTIGIVGGVGSYAGIDLIKKVYDLTEAKSDQEHLPVSMLSVPHKIIDRTKYLMGETDINPGIAISEIIASLIASGSSIIGIPCNTAHARPILSLIEKSIPESCVLVNLIEEVGLHISTKHPEITKVGVLGTTGTILAKVYPEVLAKYNIEVIQPSEDIQDLFVHPSIYDTSYGIKAFSNPVNEKAKENLSKAATYLSRKGAQAVILGCTEIPLAIQYEKIEDSLIIDATTVLASALIRESRKMEETLVG; the protein is encoded by the coding sequence ATGATGACAAATAAGACAATAGGCATAGTAGGGGGAGTGGGTAGCTATGCAGGTATAGATTTAATAAAAAAAGTGTACGACCTTACCGAAGCAAAATCAGACCAAGAGCATCTGCCGGTTTCGATGTTATCAGTACCTCATAAAATTATAGACCGTACCAAGTATCTAATGGGCGAGACGGATATTAATCCGGGTATTGCCATATCGGAAATTATAGCCTCCCTCATTGCAAGTGGTTCCAGTATTATCGGTATCCCTTGTAATACGGCGCATGCAAGACCTATTTTAAGTTTAATAGAGAAAAGTATTCCAGAATCTTGTGTTCTGGTAAACTTGATCGAAGAAGTAGGTTTACATATATCTACTAAGCATCCAGAGATTACGAAGGTGGGTGTTTTGGGTACTACAGGTACAATTTTAGCAAAAGTATATCCAGAGGTATTGGCAAAATATAACATTGAAGTAATTCAGCCATCCGAAGATATTCAGGATCTATTTGTGCATCCTTCTATTTATGACACAAGCTATGGAATTAAGGCGTTTTCTAATCCCGTAAATGAAAAAGCCAAAGAAAACCTGAGTAAGGCGGCCACGTATTTGTCAAGAAAAGGCGCACAAGCCGTAATTCTGGGTTGCACCGAAATACCACTTGCTATTCAATATGAAAAGATAGAAGACAGTTTGATTATTGATGCTACTACCGTGCTGGCCAGTGCTTTAATACGGGAGTCCAGAAAAATGGAAGAGACCCTTGTGGGGTAA
- a CDS encoding tetratricopeptide repeat protein: MLKLNTLCIVLFFSFIGMAQSPLQPGFTLLENGDFEQAETFFEGYLVDDPNNKTALLCYGRAVGLSGEPEKATGIFSDLLKEYPGDFEVQINYNESFLWDKKYKQAEPLYADLVANYPENFGAVLGYANTLSNLKKYEKALEWVEKALQIDPGNKGALTSKKYMRLGYANAYVNAQNYKKGEALLKEIFTDFPEDKDALLNLANLYLITKNTEKAKSTYRRLATSPKDSISALNGIALAEHIGENDKQALVVATEAKERVKSLEDEALKEQTYDRYVQALIWNRKYNQAKTEIAALETTYENRNWIYALKAMHGLYTGAPKKSIANYDAILKNDNASFDGNLGKANALFAADRIVPAYKAAFGTLKVFKDQKDALGFIDKLNISFTPTLEEHLAYTFDNGKNVAFSTNTTATVPLSTKLSTNLSYNYRTTENTLTNNKASSHVLSAGFDYKLLPKTTFKTVLGLNKSSFDSASYTQPVIDVKLLMQPFKVQNLELNYKREIQSFNADLIEREIVMNHFGLNYNLGTNFNLGWYTQAIYTTQSDDNIRKLLFTSLYYNVLRKPALKVGVNYQYLSFADQVPTIYFSPEKYQAVELFGDLRGEFSENTTYMMSAATGLQQVEEDPNTIIFRAEAGVTHKFSKRFSGNLYGKYSNIASATAAGFEFTEIGLKLKWLMTKKPLFYKKIVK; this comes from the coding sequence ATGTTAAAACTAAATACACTCTGCATCGTGCTATTCTTTTCGTTTATAGGAATGGCGCAAAGTCCACTTCAACCTGGCTTTACCTTACTGGAGAATGGTGATTTTGAGCAAGCGGAGACCTTTTTTGAGGGTTATCTCGTTGATGACCCAAACAATAAAACAGCGTTGCTATGTTATGGCCGTGCTGTAGGTTTGAGTGGTGAGCCCGAAAAAGCCACAGGAATTTTCTCAGACCTTTTAAAAGAATACCCTGGTGATTTTGAAGTTCAAATCAATTACAACGAATCTTTCCTTTGGGACAAAAAGTATAAACAAGCTGAGCCTCTATATGCTGACTTAGTAGCTAACTATCCTGAAAATTTTGGCGCAGTTTTAGGTTATGCCAATACCCTTAGCAATTTAAAAAAATACGAAAAGGCTTTGGAATGGGTTGAAAAGGCCTTGCAAATTGATCCGGGTAATAAGGGTGCCCTGACATCAAAAAAATATATGCGCTTAGGCTATGCAAATGCCTATGTAAACGCTCAGAATTACAAAAAAGGAGAAGCCTTGTTAAAAGAGATATTTACAGATTTCCCTGAAGATAAAGATGCTTTACTAAATCTTGCCAATCTCTATTTGATTACAAAAAATACCGAGAAAGCAAAATCAACATACCGTCGCCTAGCGACTTCACCCAAAGATTCAATTAGTGCCCTGAACGGTATAGCCCTTGCAGAACATATTGGAGAGAACGACAAACAAGCTTTGGTAGTCGCTACAGAAGCAAAAGAAAGAGTAAAGTCTTTGGAGGATGAAGCTTTGAAGGAACAAACGTATGATCGTTATGTACAAGCTTTAATATGGAATAGAAAATACAACCAGGCTAAAACTGAAATAGCAGCGTTAGAAACTACATACGAAAATCGCAATTGGATCTACGCCCTAAAAGCTATGCATGGTCTTTATACAGGTGCTCCAAAAAAGAGTATTGCCAATTATGACGCTATCCTAAAAAATGATAATGCCTCTTTTGACGGCAACCTAGGTAAAGCCAATGCACTTTTTGCGGCAGACCGTATAGTTCCAGCATACAAAGCCGCTTTTGGTACGCTCAAAGTATTTAAAGACCAGAAAGATGCTCTTGGTTTTATTGATAAATTGAATATATCGTTCACACCAACTTTAGAAGAACACCTAGCTTATACTTTTGACAACGGTAAAAACGTAGCTTTTTCTACAAATACAACTGCTACCGTCCCCCTTTCAACAAAATTAAGCACTAATCTTTCGTATAACTATAGGACTACCGAAAACACGTTAACAAATAACAAGGCAAGTTCCCATGTGCTTTCTGCTGGGTTTGATTATAAACTACTTCCTAAAACTACATTTAAGACCGTTTTAGGGTTGAACAAATCTAGTTTTGATTCAGCTTCCTATACACAACCAGTAATAGACGTTAAGCTTTTAATGCAACCTTTTAAGGTTCAAAATCTAGAACTTAATTACAAACGGGAGATTCAAAGCTTTAATGCCGACCTTATTGAGCGGGAAATTGTAATGAACCACTTTGGCCTTAATTACAATTTAGGCACCAACTTTAATCTAGGTTGGTATACCCAAGCCATTTACACGACACAAAGTGATGATAATATTAGAAAGCTTCTGTTTACCTCCCTATACTATAACGTCTTGCGTAAACCGGCCTTAAAAGTAGGTGTCAATTATCAATATCTTTCTTTTGCCGATCAAGTACCAACTATTTACTTTAGTCCGGAAAAGTATCAGGCGGTAGAGCTCTTTGGTGACTTAAGGGGAGAGTTTTCTGAAAACACTACGTACATGATGAGTGCGGCTACCGGATTACAGCAAGTAGAAGAAGACCCAAATACGATAATATTTAGGGCCGAAGCGGGTGTAACCCATAAATTTTCTAAACGTTTTAGTGGCAACTTATATGGTAAATACAGTAACATTGCCTCCGCAACTGCTGCTGGTTTTGAGTTTACGGAGATTGGACTAAAACTAAAGTGGTTAATGACCAAAAAACCTTTATTCTACAAAAAGATAGTAAAATAA
- a CDS encoding response regulator, with translation MKILTIDDQLLILLSVEKRLLELGYEVKTADSGEKGIEIFNDFKPDLVLVDINMPGITGLDVVKHIRVDKKSDTPILVMSGNTDEKIIVDGFDLGINDYMKKPVSLDEMAARIKRIIGAPTVVKESTSSATTGEGGRMLQKHCVGVIIPCYNEEDRLSGPEFKSFAHKNLGYHLCFVNDGSTDKTLEVLHELRKGHESNISVYNCEKNGGKAEAVRQGILHMMQDEQLDYIGYLDADLSTDFRDFDDLVKTIEGSQFKIVSGSRISRMGANITKESARKIISMTINMIIQTILGMPFKDTQCGAKIMDREIASTMFNKKFITKWLFDVEIFMRMRKFYGKEEAKRIICEQPLKRWIHADGSKLSMKDSVKIVGQLARIAVSYR, from the coding sequence ATGAAAATACTTACTATTGACGACCAATTGCTGATTCTACTTTCGGTAGAAAAAAGACTATTAGAATTAGGTTACGAGGTTAAAACCGCCGATTCAGGTGAAAAAGGCATTGAAATTTTCAATGATTTCAAACCAGACCTCGTATTAGTTGATATAAATATGCCAGGTATTACAGGCCTAGATGTGGTAAAGCATATTCGTGTCGACAAAAAATCCGATACCCCTATTTTAGTAATGTCAGGTAATACAGATGAAAAAATCATAGTAGATGGTTTCGATTTAGGCATTAATGATTATATGAAAAAGCCAGTAAGTCTAGACGAAATGGCGGCGCGTATAAAACGTATTATTGGAGCGCCAACAGTCGTTAAAGAATCGACATCTAGCGCAACTACTGGTGAAGGGGGCAGAATGTTGCAAAAACATTGTGTTGGTGTAATTATTCCCTGTTACAATGAGGAAGACCGACTTTCAGGTCCGGAGTTCAAAAGTTTTGCACATAAAAACCTTGGGTACCACCTATGTTTTGTTAATGATGGAAGTACCGATAAAACATTGGAGGTATTGCATGAACTGAGAAAAGGACATGAATCCAATATTAGCGTTTATAACTGTGAGAAGAACGGAGGTAAAGCGGAAGCTGTACGACAAGGTATTTTACATATGATGCAAGATGAACAATTGGATTATATTGGATATTTGGATGCCGACCTTTCAACTGATTTTAGAGATTTTGACGATTTGGTGAAAACAATAGAAGGTTCTCAGTTTAAAATTGTAAGCGGTTCTAGAATCAGTAGAATGGGAGCGAACATCACTAAAGAGTCCGCTCGTAAAATTATAAGCATGACCATTAATATGATCATACAGACCATATTGGGTATGCCATTTAAAGATACGCAATGTGGTGCTAAAATAATGGATCGTGAAATAGCTTCGACCATGTTCAATAAAAAGTTCATTACCAAATGGCTTTTTGATGTAGAGATTTTTATGCGAATGAGAAAGTTTTACGGCAAAGAAGAAGCTAAACGTATTATTTGTGAACAGCCGTTAAAAAGATGGATTCACGCAGATGGGTCTAAGCTTTCTATGAAAGACTCGGTTAAGATTGTTGGGCAATTGGCTAGGATTGCTGTTTCTTACAGATAA
- a CDS encoding TetR/AcrR family transcriptional regulator yields the protein MARKKQYNEQEVIEKATALFWRNGYEATTVRMLEKEMGINQFSIYSSFGNKQGVFLKSIDDYKKKVRAITDKLQQSKNGKEGIKQYFYDFLEFAKEDEKNRGCLVTNTVNEIKDDSDPIIKTELVAFADNIKQLFINNLIQDEGKSPKQIEGQANYLMNSLLGLSVSSKVFDQEQIKDIIEFTFVNL from the coding sequence ATGGCTAGAAAAAAGCAATATAATGAGCAAGAAGTAATAGAAAAGGCAACGGCCTTGTTCTGGCGTAATGGCTATGAGGCTACTACTGTTCGTATGTTGGAGAAAGAAATGGGTATCAACCAATTTTCCATTTATTCAAGTTTTGGTAATAAGCAGGGTGTTTTTTTGAAAAGCATTGATGATTACAAAAAGAAGGTTCGGGCGATTACGGATAAACTTCAGCAGTCAAAAAACGGTAAGGAAGGCATTAAACAATACTTCTATGATTTTTTAGAATTTGCAAAAGAGGACGAAAAAAATAGAGGTTGTTTGGTTACTAATACGGTTAACGAAATTAAAGATGATTCCGACCCTATTATTAAAACAGAACTGGTTGCTTTTGCAGATAATATAAAACAGTTGTTTATAAATAATTTGATACAGGACGAAGGTAAGTCGCCAAAGCAAATTGAAGGTCAGGCAAATTATTTGATGAACAGTTTATTGGGTCTGTCTGTTTCGTCAAAAGTTTTCGACCAAGAGCAAATCAAAGATATTATTGAATTTACCTTTGTGAACCTTTAA
- a CDS encoding DsbA family oxidoreductase, whose product MAEKIKLDIVSDVVCPWCTIGYKRLQKAITELGIEDKIEVEWQPFELNPHMPAEGEDLVEHIANKYGSTLEQQKDSQQRMIDAGEELGFTFDYFEGMRMANTRDAHILLDYAKEKGKQTELKMRLVTAFFSERKDVSDRDILAEALKDVGLDVEKGMARLDNDSFRYEVTSKEQYWQGLGVSSVPTFVFDKKSALTGAQPVDVFKQVLTEMLQEA is encoded by the coding sequence ATGGCAGAAAAAATAAAATTAGACATTGTTTCCGATGTAGTATGTCCTTGGTGTACTATTGGATACAAGCGCTTACAAAAAGCAATTACCGAGCTCGGTATTGAAGATAAAATTGAAGTAGAGTGGCAACCTTTTGAATTGAATCCTCATATGCCTGCAGAGGGTGAGGATTTGGTAGAGCATATTGCAAACAAATATGGTTCAACCCTGGAGCAGCAAAAAGATTCTCAGCAACGTATGATAGATGCTGGTGAAGAATTGGGCTTTACTTTCGATTATTTTGAAGGCATGCGAATGGCAAATACAAGAGATGCCCATATTTTGCTTGATTATGCAAAGGAAAAAGGAAAACAGACCGAACTAAAAATGCGTTTGGTTACCGCTTTTTTCAGTGAAAGAAAAGATGTTTCCGATAGGGATATCTTAGCGGAAGCGTTAAAAGATGTTGGGTTGGATGTGGAGAAAGGAATGGCAAGGCTGGACAATGACAGCTTTAGGTATGAAGTAACTTCTAAAGAGCAATATTGGCAAGGACTTGGAGTGTCTTCTGTGCCTACTTTTGTTTTTGACAAGAAGAGTGCGTTAACGGGGGCGCAACCCGTAGATGTTTTTAAACAAGTATTGACCGAGATGCTGCAAGAAGCATAA
- a CDS encoding carboxymuconolactone decarboxylase family protein produces the protein MSKLTNYNLETAPEESKPLLENSIKAYGNIPNLHGVLAGAPGLLNAYQSIHELFVNSSFDNDELTVVWQTINVEHACHYCVPAHTAIAKMMKVDDAITEALRNGTELPSEKLQVLHETTLKIVRDRGYIKEEDIQAFYAAGYEERQLLEIILGLSQKVISNYVNHIAETPVDDAFQKFAWKKEGQTA, from the coding sequence ATGAGTAAATTAACAAATTACAATTTAGAAACAGCACCGGAAGAAAGTAAGCCATTACTGGAAAACTCTATTAAGGCATACGGTAATATCCCTAATTTACACGGCGTATTGGCTGGGGCACCAGGTCTATTGAATGCATATCAATCCATTCACGAGCTTTTTGTTAATTCATCTTTTGATAACGATGAACTTACAGTGGTATGGCAAACTATTAACGTAGAGCATGCTTGTCATTATTGTGTTCCTGCGCACACTGCCATAGCCAAAATGATGAAAGTTGATGATGCAATTACCGAAGCTTTAAGAAATGGCACGGAATTACCATCTGAGAAATTACAGGTATTACACGAAACTACGTTGAAAATTGTTCGTGACAGAGGGTATATCAAAGAAGAGGACATTCAAGCGTTTTACGCTGCCGGTTATGAAGAAAGACAACTATTGGAGATTATTTTAGGTCTTTCACAAAAAGTTATCAGTAACTACGTAAATCATATTGCTGAAACTCCAGTGGATGATGCTTTTCAAAAATTCGCTTGGAAAAAAGAAGGACAAACTGCCTAA
- a CDS encoding cellulase family glycosylhydrolase, giving the protein MKMNKTLYRIFLLLSFLALNGLILFGISSAWTYLNTGADRTSMLHLHEEISASYLPKVEWEIAQNEGRPMEEQTLGEIERDYMSAWQVRNAAYANNVPYGIADYYTDSMRTELFKVTDLNLKNKVTLQTTTLEHHPNLEFYSTDGKLVVLTDKNVSAYEEVYQDETLVTKRRFTSDYKVMLLLEDGFWRIRQLVETELPEQMKEMPSQVQNLNDYHFKGINYYPQDTPWDMFGKKFNDSIIEHDFKLMAKMGVNSLRIFIPYESFGKEHVDLEKIQRVKLTLDIAEKNGLSIMPTLFDFYGNYSVSDWTMTNRHVEQVVEALKDHNAIIAWDVKNEPDLDFESRGKDLVLSWLEQTVERIRKLDPRHAITIGWSSPEAAVNLKDELDLVSFHYYREASEFQNVLAKLKEEVTDKPLILQEYGYSSYDGIWNAYTGSDKKQKEYVETIQKVVEREQLSHMIWTLYDFKNIPTSVVGRLPWRKVRQRHFGLLDFKGDQKPIYEVFTNSGKK; this is encoded by the coding sequence ATGAAAATGAACAAAACTTTATATCGTATTTTTCTGCTGCTGTCATTTCTGGCTCTCAACGGCCTAATTTTATTCGGAATCAGCAGTGCCTGGACCTATTTGAATACCGGTGCCGACCGTACTTCAATGTTACATTTACACGAGGAGATTTCAGCTAGCTATCTTCCAAAAGTAGAATGGGAAATTGCCCAAAATGAAGGTAGGCCCATGGAAGAACAAACTTTGGGTGAAATTGAGCGCGATTATATGAGCGCTTGGCAAGTACGGAATGCTGCTTATGCCAACAACGTACCCTACGGTATCGCTGATTATTATACGGATAGTATGCGCACGGAACTTTTTAAGGTTACCGACCTCAACCTTAAAAATAAAGTTACCCTGCAGACCACCACGCTAGAGCATCATCCAAATTTAGAATTTTATAGTACCGATGGAAAATTGGTGGTTTTGACCGATAAAAATGTATCGGCTTACGAAGAGGTTTACCAAGACGAAACTTTAGTGACAAAGCGAAGATTTACATCGGATTACAAGGTCATGCTGCTATTAGAAGATGGTTTTTGGAGGATTCGACAATTGGTTGAAACCGAATTACCGGAACAAATGAAGGAAATGCCATCACAAGTTCAAAATCTTAATGATTATCACTTTAAAGGCATCAATTACTATCCACAGGACACACCTTGGGATATGTTCGGAAAAAAATTCAACGATTCAATTATTGAACATGATTTTAAACTCATGGCGAAAATGGGAGTCAATAGCTTACGTATTTTTATTCCCTATGAATCTTTTGGAAAAGAACATGTAGACCTTGAAAAAATACAAAGAGTAAAATTGACGTTAGATATTGCCGAAAAAAACGGACTGTCAATCATGCCTACACTTTTTGATTTTTATGGAAATTATAGCGTTAGCGATTGGACGATGACCAATCGCCATGTTGAACAGGTAGTAGAAGCTTTAAAAGACCATAATGCTATTATTGCTTGGGACGTTAAGAATGAACCTGACCTTGATTTTGAATCGCGCGGAAAAGATTTGGTACTTTCTTGGTTAGAGCAAACCGTAGAACGTATTCGCAAACTAGATCCGAGACATGCTATTACCATTGGCTGGTCAAGCCCAGAAGCCGCCGTTAACCTAAAGGACGAGTTAGATCTGGTCTCCTTTCATTACTATAGAGAAGCTTCCGAGTTTCAAAATGTTCTTGCTAAACTTAAAGAAGAGGTTACAGATAAACCTTTAATTCTACAAGAGTACGGATACTCTTCATATGATGGTATTTGGAATGCCTATACCGGTTCGGACAAAAAACAAAAAGAATATGTAGAGACTATTCAAAAAGTTGTGGAAAGAGAACAGTTATCTCATATGATATGGACGCTTTACGATTTTAAAAATATCCCGACCTCTGTAGTTGGGCGCCTGCCATGGCGAAAAGTAAGACAACGCCATTTTGGCCTTCTAGATTTTAAGGGAGACCAAAAACCCATTTACGAGGTATTTACAAATTCGGGAAAAAAATAA